In Flavivirga abyssicola, the following are encoded in one genomic region:
- the purE gene encoding 5-(carboxyamino)imidazole ribonucleotide mutase produces MKKVGVIMGSKSDLPVMQDAIDILKGFDIEVEVDIVSAHRTPEKLFDYGKHAHARGFAVIIAGAGGAAHLPGMIASLSPLPVIGVPVKSSNSIDGWDSVLSILQMPGGVPVATVALNGAKNAGILAAQIIGAADTCVLDKILVYKEGLKQKVNESAKDLK; encoded by the coding sequence ATGAAAAAAGTAGGAGTAATCATGGGAAGCAAAAGTGATCTTCCTGTAATGCAAGATGCCATTGATATTTTAAAAGGTTTTGATATTGAAGTTGAAGTTGATATTGTTTCGGCTCACAGAACCCCAGAAAAATTATTTGATTATGGAAAACATGCCCATGCAAGAGGATTCGCAGTTATTATTGCTGGTGCAGGTGGTGCAGCACATTTACCTGGAATGATAGCATCCTTATCGCCTCTTCCTGTTATAGGTGTTCCTGTAAAAAGCAGTAACTCTATAGATGGCTGGGATTCTGTTTTATCTATTTTACAAATGCCTGGTGGTGTTCCTGTGGCTACTGTAGCCCTTAATGGCGCAAAAAATGCCGGTATATTGGCTGCACAAATTATTGGTGCTGCTGATACTTGTGTTTTAGATAAAATATTAGTTTATAAAGAAGGCTTAAAACAAAAAGTAAACGAATCTGCTAAAGATTTAAAATAA
- the obgE gene encoding GTPase ObgE translates to MTEGNFVDYVKMYVASGNGGKGSVHLHREKYITKGGPDGGDGGRGGHVILRGNSNLWTLLHLKFKKHIRAGHGGNGSKSRSSGADGEDVYLDVPLGTVVRDTETDAILLEITEEGEERIIAEGGKGGLGNWHFKSSTNQTPRYAQPGLPLEERYVTLELKVLADVGLVGFPNAGKSTLLSVVTSAKPKIADYEFTTLKPNLGIVEYRDFQTFVMADIPGIIEGAAEGKGLGHYFLRHIERNSILLFLIPADADDIRKQYDVLLDELRRYNPEMLDKERIIAISKSDMLDAELKAELKKELDNELPIPYLFISSVAQQGITELKDVLWKMLND, encoded by the coding sequence ATGACCGAAGGAAATTTTGTTGATTATGTAAAAATGTATGTTGCTTCTGGTAATGGAGGTAAAGGTTCTGTGCATTTACATAGAGAAAAGTATATTACCAAAGGTGGGCCAGATGGCGGTGATGGAGGTCGTGGAGGCCATGTTATTCTTCGAGGGAATTCTAATCTTTGGACACTTCTTCATTTAAAATTTAAAAAGCATATTCGTGCTGGTCATGGTGGAAATGGTAGTAAGAGCAGGAGTTCTGGGGCTGATGGTGAAGATGTATATTTAGATGTTCCGTTAGGAACGGTTGTTAGAGATACTGAAACCGATGCCATTCTTTTAGAAATTACTGAAGAAGGTGAAGAAAGAATTATTGCTGAAGGTGGAAAAGGCGGGCTAGGAAATTGGCATTTTAAGTCGTCTACCAATCAAACTCCTAGATATGCGCAACCAGGACTTCCATTAGAAGAGAGATATGTTACGTTAGAATTAAAAGTTCTTGCAGACGTTGGTTTGGTAGGGTTTCCAAATGCAGGGAAATCGACGTTGTTGTCAGTTGTAACATCAGCTAAACCAAAAATTGCAGATTATGAGTTCACGACACTTAAACCTAATTTGGGGATTGTAGAGTATCGTGATTTTCAAACCTTTGTTATGGCAGATATTCCTGGGATTATAGAAGGTGCTGCTGAAGGAAAAGGTTTGGGGCATTATTTTTTACGTCATATAGAGCGTAACTCTATCCTATTGTTTTTAATTCCTGCGGATGCTGATGATATTAGAAAACAATACGATGTCTTGTTAGACGAACTTCGTCGTTACAACCCTGAAATGCTTGATAAAGAACGTATCATAGCCATATCAAAAAGTGATATGCTGGATGCCGAATTGAAAGCAGAACTTAAAAAAGAGTTGGATAACGAGCTTCCTATCCCTTATTTATTTATTTCATCTGTAGCACAACAAGGCATTACCGAGTTAAAGGATGTTTTGTGGAAGATGTTAAATGATTAA
- a CDS encoding adenylate kinase gives MIKLHDKYFKPFISAKKIDDVLQRLAIEIAEDVGDEIPVFVGILNGSFMVVSDFVKKYPKPCEVTFIKLASYEGVKSTEDIQRLIGLTQDLTGRTVIILEDIIDTGNTLAEVHRIFKNEKVKSLKIATLFYKPEAYKKDFKLHYVGIEIPNKFIVGYGLDYDGLGRNLPEVYQIKETQHMTNLVLFGPPGAGKGTQADFLKEKYDLVHISTGDVFRYNIKNETALGMLAKSYMDKGELVPDQVTIDMLNAEVEKNADANGFIFDGFPRTNAQADALDKLMDSKDSQINAMIALEVDDEILVERLLSRGKTSGRADDADESIIRNRIAEYYNKTAILKDFYSAQNKYFGVDGVGSIEDITVRLSAVIDRL, from the coding sequence GTGATAAAGCTACACGACAAATATTTTAAACCATTCATTTCTGCTAAAAAAATTGATGATGTTTTACAGCGTTTAGCAATAGAAATTGCTGAAGATGTTGGAGATGAAATCCCTGTATTTGTTGGGATTTTAAATGGTTCGTTTATGGTTGTAAGCGATTTTGTAAAGAAATATCCAAAGCCATGCGAAGTCACGTTTATAAAATTAGCATCTTATGAAGGTGTTAAGTCAACCGAAGATATTCAGAGACTCATCGGGTTAACTCAGGATTTAACAGGGCGTACAGTTATTATTCTAGAAGATATTATTGATACAGGAAATACTTTAGCCGAAGTCCATAGGATTTTTAAAAATGAAAAAGTGAAATCGTTAAAAATAGCGACGCTTTTTTACAAGCCTGAAGCCTATAAAAAAGATTTTAAATTACATTATGTTGGTATTGAGATTCCAAATAAATTTATAGTTGGTTACGGCTTAGATTATGATGGATTAGGAAGAAATTTACCAGAAGTATATCAAATAAAAGAGACACAACACATGACAAACTTAGTGCTATTTGGCCCTCCAGGTGCCGGAAAAGGAACACAAGCGGATTTTTTAAAAGAGAAATATGATTTAGTACACATTTCTACAGGTGACGTTTTTAGATACAATATTAAAAACGAGACGGCTTTAGGGATGCTAGCTAAATCTTATATGGATAAAGGTGAATTGGTTCCAGATCAAGTAACTATTGACATGTTAAATGCTGAGGTTGAAAAAAATGCAGATGCTAATGGGTTTATTTTTGATGGATTTCCACGTACTAACGCACAAGCGGATGCTTTAGATAAGCTCATGGATAGCAAAGATTCTCAAATCAATGCGATGATTGCTTTAGAAGTTGATGATGAAATTTTAGTTGAACGTTTATTATCACGTGGTAAAACCAGCGGAAGAGCAGATGATGCAGACGAGTCTATTATTAGAAATAGAATCGCTGAGTATTACAATAAAACGGCTATTTTAAAAGATTTCTATTCAGCGCAAAACAAGTATTTTGGTGTTGATGGTGTAGGAAGTATTGAAGATATTACGGTACGTTTAAGTGCTGTAATAGACCGTCTGTAA
- a CDS encoding DUF4136 domain-containing protein, protein MKTLKVILLALLVVGCASIRVNYDYDKATQFDNYKTYNYYSDMNTGLSELDTKRLLNAIDIKMKAKGFNLSDSPDFFIDIKSKEYQEAQRNTVGVGLGGGGGNVGGGISIGIPVGQSKVNRLITIDFVDENKKQLFWQAVSESNYNPNAIPEERETRLNAIVEKILLEYPPKQ, encoded by the coding sequence ATGAAAACTTTGAAAGTTATTTTACTTGCTTTATTAGTTGTAGGGTGTGCATCTATTCGTGTTAATTATGATTACGATAAGGCAACTCAATTTGATAATTATAAAACCTATAATTATTATAGCGATATGAATACGGGATTAAGTGAATTAGATACAAAACGTCTGCTAAATGCTATAGATATTAAAATGAAAGCAAAAGGATTTAATTTATCAGACAGCCCAGATTTTTTTATCGATATTAAAAGTAAAGAATATCAAGAAGCACAACGTAACACTGTAGGCGTTGGTCTAGGTGGTGGTGGCGGTAATGTTGGTGGTGGTATTTCAATTGGAATACCAGTAGGACAGTCTAAAGTTAATCGTCTGATAACTATTGACTTTGTAGATGAAAACAAAAAGCAATTATTTTGGCAAGCAGTAAGTGAATCAAATTACAATCCTAATGCTATTCCAGAAGAACGTGAAACACGTTTAAATGCTATTGTTGAAAAAATACTATTGGAATACCCACCTAAACAATAA
- a CDS encoding M64 family metallopeptidase has product MKPHLLYIILLVNVGLIPAQIFDVENIKLSGDDSKRINLIILSEGYQTNELSQFITDATNFTNSMFNLSPLKEYANYFNVYAIKVPSIESGADHPGTSIEPLESSINPVVPIKIVNTYFNATYDAYGKHRLLYYEIDGNSANNTEAIINTVLANNFPTYDQALILVNSSEYGGSGGKFPMTYSGFWGANVAVHELGHSLFDLKDEYYPGDVLAGEAINMTQETDLNLIKWKNWLNTNGIGIYQYTCITGNCTDWYKPHQNCIMELIDKPFCSVCKEGIIEKIHSLVSPIDSYTPISNTVSTSSFPINFNLNLIKPIPNTLESSWSLNATDIASNVDDVNILETDLNVGTNTLTAVITDNTALLKVTNHETIHVYTVTWTINHSSLAVNDIESDINNLSIVMFPNPTNTIANLKIESEKDAQLKVDIISLDGKKVKTVSLSNYTTQQVDISTLSEGVYMANFYANNVLVASKKLIKQ; this is encoded by the coding sequence ATGAAGCCCCATTTACTATATATAATATTACTCGTCAATGTTGGTTTAATACCTGCTCAAATTTTTGATGTAGAAAATATTAAACTGTCTGGAGATGATAGCAAAAGAATTAACCTAATTATTTTAAGTGAAGGTTACCAAACCAACGAATTATCTCAATTCATTACAGATGCTACTAATTTTACTAATAGCATGTTTAATCTATCTCCACTTAAAGAGTATGCAAACTATTTTAATGTCTACGCTATAAAAGTTCCTTCTATTGAAAGTGGTGCAGATCATCCAGGGACAAGTATCGAACCATTAGAATCATCAATTAATCCTGTTGTCCCAATAAAAATAGTAAATACTTATTTTAATGCAACTTACGATGCTTATGGTAAACATAGGCTGCTTTATTATGAAATAGATGGAAACAGTGCAAACAATACCGAAGCCATAATTAATACCGTTTTGGCTAACAATTTTCCAACCTATGATCAAGCTTTAATTTTGGTTAATTCTTCTGAATATGGTGGTAGTGGTGGAAAATTCCCTATGACTTATTCAGGTTTTTGGGGTGCGAATGTAGCTGTTCATGAATTGGGTCATTCATTATTTGATTTAAAAGATGAATATTACCCAGGAGATGTTCTTGCTGGTGAAGCTATTAATATGACTCAAGAAACAGATCTAAACTTGATCAAATGGAAAAATTGGCTAAATACTAATGGCATTGGAATATATCAATATACTTGCATTACTGGTAATTGTACTGACTGGTATAAGCCACATCAAAATTGTATCATGGAATTAATTGATAAGCCCTTTTGCTCAGTTTGTAAAGAAGGCATTATAGAAAAAATTCATAGCTTGGTATCTCCTATAGACTCATACACACCAATATCAAATACGGTTTCAACATCCAGCTTCCCTATCAATTTTAACCTAAACCTAATTAAACCCATCCCTAATACGCTTGAAAGTTCATGGTCATTAAATGCTACTGATATTGCTTCAAATGTTGATGATGTAAATATTTTAGAAACCGATTTAAATGTAGGCACAAACACTTTAACAGCTGTTATTACAGATAATACAGCACTTTTAAAGGTTACTAATCACGAAACTATTCATGTATATACAGTAACTTGGACTATTAATCATTCTTCTTTAGCAGTTAATGATATTGAAAGTGATATCAATAATTTAAGCATTGTTATGTTTCCAAACCCTACCAATACCATAGCAAACCTTAAAATTGAAAGTGAGAAAGATGCCCAGTTAAAAGTTGACATCATCAGTTTAGATGGTAAAAAAGTAAAAACAGTATCCTTATCTAACTATACAACACAGCAAGTTGATATTAGCACTCTAAGCGAGGGTGTTTATATGGCTAATTTCTATGCAAATAATGTACTGGTCGCTAGTAAAAAGTTAATAAAACAATAA
- a CDS encoding DoxX family membrane protein, which yields MNSKVFMVVRLLLGLFILFFGLNKFFHFIGHGEMSPEAGAYFGALVSVKLITLVAIVEIVAGLALIFNKFGALLALILMSVSINAVLFHAMLAPESIMGALILLVLNIIVLYGYKDKYKDLLS from the coding sequence ATGAATTCAAAAGTTTTTATGGTCGTGAGATTACTTCTCGGACTTTTTATTTTGTTTTTTGGACTTAATAAGTTCTTTCATTTTATAGGTCATGGAGAAATGTCTCCTGAAGCTGGAGCTTATTTCGGAGCATTAGTTTCTGTTAAATTAATAACATTAGTAGCCATTGTAGAAATTGTTGCAGGATTAGCATTAATTTTTAACAAATTTGGAGCATTACTAGCTCTTATTTTAATGAGTGTTTCTATAAATGCTGTATTATTCCATGCCATGTTAGCTCCAGAAAGTATTATGGGTGCGTTAATTTTACTAGTTTTAAATATTATCGTCCTATATGGCTATAAAGACAAGTATAAAGACTTACTGAGTTAG
- a CDS encoding 5-(carboxyamino)imidazole ribonucleotide synthase: MNYFSSNFKLGILGGGQLGKMLLNDTRKFDIYTCVLDSSNEAPCKIASNEFHLGDLMNYEAVYNFGKQVDVLTIEIENVNVDALEALEKEGVKVYPASKTLRTIQNKATQKLFYVDNNLPTAPFSRFAYTSEIKEAINHGGLTMPFVWKCAQFGYDGTGVKIVKTLQDLEGLPNVECIAETLVPFKNELAVIVVRNVSGDIKTFPVVEMEFHPEANQVEYVICPARIPEEVAKKATEIALKTSKAFNHVGLLAVEMFQTQNDDILINEVAPRPHNSGHQTIEASYTSQFEQHLRAILNLPLGRTDNKVGGVMVNLVGAEGYTGDVMYKNIEAIMKMDGVTPHIYGKKQTRPFRKMGHVTIVNEDLNEARKIAEAVKKSIKVISK; encoded by the coding sequence ATGAACTATTTTTCTTCAAATTTCAAACTTGGTATTCTTGGTGGTGGTCAGTTAGGTAAAATGCTCCTTAATGATACTAGAAAATTTGACATTTATACCTGTGTTTTAGATTCCAGCAATGAAGCGCCTTGTAAAATAGCGAGTAATGAGTTTCATTTGGGTGATTTAATGAATTATGAGGCTGTTTACAATTTCGGGAAACAAGTTGATGTGCTGACTATTGAAATTGAAAACGTAAATGTAGATGCTTTAGAAGCCCTCGAAAAAGAAGGTGTAAAAGTATATCCTGCGTCTAAAACATTACGAACTATTCAAAACAAAGCAACTCAGAAATTGTTTTATGTTGATAATAATTTACCTACAGCTCCTTTTTCTCGTTTTGCGTATACGTCAGAAATAAAAGAAGCCATAAACCATGGCGGTTTAACAATGCCTTTTGTTTGGAAATGTGCTCAATTTGGATATGATGGTACTGGGGTGAAAATTGTAAAAACACTTCAAGATTTAGAAGGTTTACCAAACGTAGAATGTATTGCTGAAACATTAGTACCTTTTAAAAATGAATTAGCAGTTATTGTCGTTAGAAATGTTTCAGGAGACATTAAAACATTTCCAGTTGTTGAAATGGAATTTCATCCAGAAGCTAATCAAGTAGAATATGTTATATGTCCTGCTAGGATTCCAGAAGAAGTTGCAAAAAAAGCGACAGAGATAGCTTTAAAAACATCCAAAGCATTTAACCATGTTGGGCTATTGGCTGTAGAAATGTTTCAGACTCAAAACGACGATATTTTAATAAATGAAGTCGCACCAAGACCACATAATTCAGGGCATCAAACTATTGAGGCTAGTTATACCTCCCAATTCGAACAACATTTAAGAGCTATTTTAAATTTACCTTTGGGAAGAACAGACAATAAAGTTGGTGGTGTTATGGTTAATTTGGTTGGTGCTGAAGGTTACACTGGAGATGTGATGTATAAAAATATTGAAGCCATTATGAAAATGGACGGTGTAACGCCTCATATTTATGGTAAAAAACAAACAAGGCCATTTAGGAAAATGGGACATGTTACCATTGTAAATGAAGATTTAAATGAGGCTCGCAAAATAGCTGAAGCTGTAAAAAAATCAATTAAAGTAATAAGTAAATAA